Proteins encoded together in one Polaribacter reichenbachii window:
- a CDS encoding UDP-glucuronic acid decarboxylase family protein, producing MKRILITGGAGFVGSHLCERLLNEGNEVLCLDNYFTGAKKNINKLRSNPNFEMIRHDITAPYFAEVDEIYNLACPASPVHYQYNPIKTIKTSVMGAINTLGLAKRVGAKILQASTSEVYGDPAVHPQKESYWGNVNPIGIRSCYDEGKRCAETLFMDYHIQNKVAIKIIRIFNTYGPNMNPADGRVVSNFIMQALRGEDITIFGDGTQTRSFQYVDDLVEGMVRMMASDSTFLGPVNLGNPNEFTMLELAKEVIRLTNSNSKIIHMPLPKDDPKQRQPDISLAKEKLGGWEPSIQLEEGLKKTIAYFEGFI from the coding sequence ATGAAACGAATTTTAATAACAGGTGGTGCTGGTTTTGTGGGGTCACATTTATGTGAGCGCTTATTAAACGAAGGTAATGAAGTATTGTGTTTAGATAATTACTTTACAGGAGCCAAAAAAAACATCAACAAGTTACGCAGTAACCCGAATTTTGAAATGATTCGTCATGACATTACAGCACCCTATTTTGCAGAAGTAGATGAAATTTATAATTTGGCTTGTCCTGCTTCTCCTGTGCATTATCAATACAACCCAATCAAAACTATTAAAACTTCGGTAATGGGTGCGATCAATACTTTGGGCTTGGCAAAACGTGTGGGCGCCAAAATATTGCAAGCCAGTACCAGTGAAGTGTATGGAGATCCAGCAGTACATCCTCAAAAAGAATCTTATTGGGGTAATGTAAACCCGATTGGAATTCGTTCCTGTTATGACGAGGGCAAGCGTTGTGCCGAAACCCTATTTATGGATTATCATATTCAGAATAAAGTGGCGATTAAAATTATACGTATTTTTAATACCTACGGCCCGAATATGAATCCTGCAGACGGAAGAGTGGTGTCTAATTTTATCATGCAAGCTTTAAGAGGAGAAGATATTACCATATTTGGAGATGGAACGCAAACGCGTTCTTTTCAATATGTAGATGATTTGGTAGAAGGGATGGTTAGAATGATGGCATCAGACTCTACTTTTTTAGGGCCTGTAAATTTAGGGAATCCGAATGAGTTTACTATGTTAGAATTGGCCAAAGAAGTCATTCGTTTAACCAACTCCAATTCAAAAATTATACATATGCCTTTACCCAAAGACGACCCAAAACAACGTCAGCCCGATATTAGTTTAGCTAAAGAAAAGTTAGGGGGCTGGGAACCTTCTATACAGTTAGAAGAGGGCTTGAAAAAAACAATTGCTTATTTTGAGGGATTCATTTAA
- a CDS encoding UDP-glucose 6-dehydrogenase yields MKKIKNICCLGAGYVGGPTMSVIALKCPDIKVTVVDLNADRIDAWNDDNLENLPVYEPGLAEVVEQARGKNLFFSTDVDGAIAAADMIFIAVNTPTKTYGEGKGMAADLKFVELCARQIASVATNDKIIVEKSTLPVRTAETLQTILDSNGNGVNFEVLSNPEFLAEGTAIEDLFEADRVLIGGKQTPSGQEAIQALVDVYAHWLSPSQILTTNVWSSELSKLTANAFLAQRISSINALSALCEVTEADVDEVAHAIGTDSRIGPKFLKASVGFGGSCFQKDILNLVYLCRYFNLPEVANYWEQVIIMNDHQKYRFAKNIISTLFNTVNGKKIAFLGWAFKKDTNDTRESAAIYVAEYLIEDGAEIHVYDPKVSATKVRADLSYLWELKGLTEDKITKKLAQVFVYDDPMAATHNSHAIAILTEWDEFKTYDWKSIYENMYKPAFVFDGRNILDATVMKSIGFQFKGIGKG; encoded by the coding sequence ATGAAAAAAATTAAAAATATTTGCTGCTTAGGAGCAGGTTACGTAGGTGGACCTACTATGTCTGTAATCGCATTAAAGTGTCCCGATATTAAAGTTACTGTAGTTGACTTGAACGCTGATCGTATTGACGCTTGGAATGATGATAATTTGGAGAATTTACCCGTATATGAACCTGGACTAGCTGAGGTGGTAGAACAAGCAAGAGGTAAAAACTTGTTTTTCTCTACAGATGTAGATGGCGCTATTGCTGCAGCCGATATGATATTCATAGCTGTAAATACGCCCACCAAAACATACGGTGAAGGAAAAGGTATGGCTGCCGATTTAAAATTTGTAGAATTATGTGCGCGTCAAATTGCTAGTGTAGCTACAAACGATAAAATCATTGTAGAAAAATCAACTTTACCGGTACGTACTGCAGAAACCTTACAAACTATTTTAGATAGCAATGGAAATGGAGTCAACTTTGAAGTACTGTCCAATCCTGAGTTCTTAGCAGAAGGAACCGCAATTGAAGATTTATTTGAGGCCGACCGTGTCTTAATCGGAGGAAAACAAACACCTAGCGGTCAAGAGGCCATTCAAGCATTGGTAGATGTCTATGCACATTGGTTAAGCCCTAGTCAAATTTTAACGACAAATGTATGGTCTTCGGAGTTGTCTAAACTTACTGCTAATGCATTTTTGGCACAACGTATTTCATCTATTAATGCTTTATCGGCCTTATGTGAGGTAACTGAAGCAGATGTTGATGAAGTGGCACATGCTATTGGTACCGACAGTAGAATTGGTCCTAAGTTTTTAAAAGCATCTGTTGGTTTTGGAGGTTCATGTTTTCAAAAAGACATTTTAAACTTGGTGTATTTGTGTCGTTATTTCAACTTGCCAGAAGTTGCCAATTATTGGGAACAGGTCATTATTATGAACGACCATCAAAAATACCGTTTTGCTAAAAATATTATCAGCACTTTATTTAATACAGTAAATGGTAAGAAAATTGCGTTTTTAGGTTGGGCCTTTAAAAAAGACACCAATGATACGAGAGAGTCTGCCGCTATATATGTAGCAGAATACTTAATAGAAGATGGTGCAGAAATTCATGTATATGATCCTAAAGTATCAGCTACTAAAGTAAGAGCCGATTTAAGTTATTTATGGGAACTCAAAGGGCTTACAGAAGATAAAATTACAAAGAAATTAGCACAGGTATTTGTGTATGATGACCCTATGGCAGCAACTCATAATTCTCATGCCATCGCCATATTAACAGAATGGGATGAATTTAAAACCTACGATTGGAAAAGCATTTACGAAAACATGTATAAGCCAGCCTTTGTATTTGACGGACGTAATATTTTGGATGCAACGGTTATGAAAAGTATTGGTTTTCAATTCAAAGGAATTGGGAAAGGTTAG
- the gmd gene encoding GDP-mannose 4,6-dehydratase yields MKVALITGITGQDGSYLAEFLLEKGYEVHGIKRRSSLFNTDRIDHLYQDPHDPNQRLKLHYGDLTDSMNLTRIIQECQPDEIYNLGAMSHVKVSFEMPEYVGNVDGLGTLRILEAVRILGLENKTRIYQASTSELFGGVPENKNERGFYDENSPLYPRSPYGVAKIYGFWITKNYREAYNMFACNGLLFNHESPRRGETFVTRKITRAVAKIALGLQEKVYLGNLEAKRDWGHAKDYVRMMWMILQAEKAEDWVIATGVTTIVRDFVKMAFSEVGIELEFKGVGVDEKAYVTACHHKDFQVAIGKEVLSIDPTYFRPTEVDLLLGDPTKAKEKLGWVPEYDLAGLVKDMMDGDVALMKKDVDLLKAGHEILKQVE; encoded by the coding sequence ATGAAAGTAGCGTTAATCACTGGAATCACAGGACAAGATGGTTCTTATTTAGCGGAGTTCTTATTAGAAAAAGGTTATGAAGTACATGGTATTAAAAGAAGATCGTCTTTGTTCAATACCGATCGTATCGATCATTTGTATCAAGATCCTCATGATCCCAATCAGCGCTTGAAATTGCATTATGGAGATTTAACCGATTCTATGAATTTAACTCGTATCATCCAAGAATGTCAGCCTGATGAAATTTACAACTTAGGTGCGATGTCGCACGTAAAGGTATCTTTTGAGATGCCCGAGTATGTTGGGAATGTAGATGGCTTAGGTACATTAAGAATCTTGGAAGCTGTTCGTATTTTAGGTTTAGAAAATAAAACAAGAATTTATCAAGCTTCTACTTCAGAATTGTTTGGTGGGGTACCAGAAAATAAAAATGAGAGGGGTTTTTATGATGAAAACTCTCCTTTATATCCACGTTCTCCTTATGGTGTGGCTAAAATATATGGTTTTTGGATTACTAAAAATTATCGTGAGGCTTATAATATGTTTGCATGTAATGGTCTATTGTTTAATCATGAATCACCAAGAAGAGGTGAAACTTTTGTAACTCGTAAAATTACGAGGGCTGTTGCTAAAATTGCGCTTGGCTTGCAAGAAAAAGTCTACCTTGGTAATTTAGAAGCCAAACGAGATTGGGGACATGCCAAAGATTATGTTCGTATGATGTGGATGATTTTACAGGCAGAAAAGGCTGAAGATTGGGTGATTGCTACAGGAGTAACCACTATCGTGCGTGATTTTGTGAAAATGGCATTTTCTGAAGTAGGGATTGAATTGGAGTTTAAAGGAGTAGGTGTGGATGAAAAAGCATATGTTACGGCTTGTCATCATAAAGATTTTCAAGTAGCCATAGGAAAAGAAGTTTTATCTATAGATCCGACTTACTTTAGACCTACAGAGGTAGATTTATTATTAGGAGACCCTACCAAGGCCAAAGAAAAATTAGGGTGGGTGCCAGAGTATGATTTGGCAGGTTTGGTAAAGGATATGATGGATGGAGATGTTGCCTTAATGAAAAAAGATGTCGATTTGTTAAAAGCCGGTCATGAAATTTTAAAGCAAGTAGAATAA
- a CDS encoding GDP-L-fucose synthase family protein, translated as MNKDSKIYIAGHRGMVGSAVWRVLEKKRYSNLIGRTSSELDLKNQQQVYDFLEKEQPDAIIDAAARVGGILANNDFPYQFLMENMQIQNSLIDGALKIGIEKFIFLGSSCIYPKLAPQPLKEEYLLTDSLEPTNEWYALAKITGVKLCQAIRKQYNKDYVSLMPTNLYGYFDNFDLKTSHVLPAMIRKFHEAKINGNAAVTLWGTGTPMREFLFVDDMAEAVVYALENQLPEYLYNVGAGKDIAIKELAATIQKVTGHQGDIIWDSEKPDGTPRKLMDVSKMTTIGWQYRTELDEGIVKTYNWFLKNIEAVKEVKM; from the coding sequence ATGAACAAAGATTCAAAAATTTATATCGCAGGGCACAGAGGTATGGTAGGGTCTGCGGTGTGGAGAGTTCTAGAAAAAAAAAGGTATAGCAACCTGATTGGGAGAACTAGTAGCGAGTTAGATTTAAAAAATCAACAACAGGTTTACGATTTTCTAGAAAAAGAACAGCCGGATGCCATTATCGATGCCGCCGCTAGAGTAGGGGGTATTTTGGCAAATAATGATTTTCCCTATCAGTTTTTGATGGAGAATATGCAAATCCAGAATAGCTTAATCGATGGGGCATTAAAAATAGGTATCGAAAAATTTATTTTTTTAGGGAGTTCATGTATTTATCCAAAGCTTGCACCTCAACCGCTAAAAGAAGAATATTTATTAACCGACAGTTTAGAGCCTACTAACGAATGGTATGCATTAGCTAAAATTACTGGAGTAAAACTTTGTCAAGCCATTCGTAAGCAATACAATAAAGATTATGTGAGTTTAATGCCAACAAATTTATACGGTTATTTTGATAATTTCGATTTAAAAACATCCCATGTTTTGCCAGCTATGATTCGTAAATTTCACGAAGCAAAAATAAACGGGAATGCAGCGGTTACCTTATGGGGAACTGGCACACCAATGCGTGAGTTTTTATTTGTAGACGATATGGCTGAAGCGGTGGTGTATGCTCTAGAAAATCAATTGCCGGAATATTTGTATAACGTAGGGGCAGGTAAAGATATTGCTATTAAGGAATTGGCAGCAACCATTCAGAAAGTAACAGGTCATCAAGGAGATATTATTTGGGATTCAGAAAAACCAGATGGTACTCCTAGAAAGCTAATGGATGTGTCTAAAATGACAACAATAGGTTGGCAATATAGAACGGAATTGGATGAAGGAATTGTGAAGACTTATAATTGGTTCTTAAAAAATATTGAAGCTGTAAAAGAAGTTAAAATGTAG